Proteins found in one Miscanthus floridulus cultivar M001 chromosome 4, ASM1932011v1, whole genome shotgun sequence genomic segment:
- the LOC136552870 gene encoding uncharacterized protein codes for MQSPSKIVGASASTTNPAVYGLQGWADLPEGLLHSIIPLLSSFLELLAFAGTCHSWRTIFGSYPSKSTFCTLLPPLLVRPHISVRAPNLPSKSDDGHELRMCQVLDPANIKSTLRCQIPEETFEKLHFAGSSYGQLICGRGRSCLIVDVFTGAKVLPPQLPFGNNTYFYSGMLTAPLASPNSHLLVCAASKQGGQCFLLDWLIGSDSWSKLQLNDSRIEQIVEFNGQFIAMDYHYRLHNLSLAPQLGLQEIATMWWDGLDECPYLRPWIVVCGDMLLMVDHYISLSFDGAPVNYKPFRLDMSIVPAAWVEVKKIENYSLFIGSDVRSPAFSCASLGRWSGRSNCLYYGYYDPPLVLHGLGDDADAVWDPDNDPDDLVFKRNWYIQLQPFWVYPSMLYR; via the coding sequence ATGCAAAGCCCTAGCAAAATCGTTGGCGCCTCTGCCTCCACTACAAACCCTGCTGTGTATGGACTTCAAGGGTGGGCAGATCTCCCAGAAGGTCTGCTCCATTCCATCATTCCTCTGTTGAGCTCCTTCCTTGAGCTCCTCGCCTTTGCTGGCACCTGCCACTCTTGGCGCACCATTTTCGGCTCGTACCCATCTAAATCCACATTTTGCACCTTGCTCCCGCCTCTCCTCGTCCGGCCCCATATCAGCGTCCGTGCTCCTAATCTACCTTCCAAAAGTGATGATGGGCACGAGCTCCGCATGTGTCAGGTTCTTGATCCAGCCAACATTAAAAGTACCCTTCGCTGCCAGATTCCTGAAGAGACATTTGAGAAGTTGCACTTTGCTGGCTCTTCCTATGGGCAACTAATTTGCGGTCGCGGCAGAAGTTGTCTTATCGTGGATGTGTTCACTGGTGCCAAAGTTTTACCTCCACAGCTCCCATTTGGCAACAACACTTATTTCTACTCTGGCATGCTGACAGCTCCCCTTGCATCGCCAAACTCACACCTCCTAGTTTGCGCAGCATCCAAACAGGGCGGTCAGTGCTTCTTGCTTGATTGGCTGATTGGAAGTGATTCTTGGTCAAAATTACAGCTCAATGATTCACGGATTGAACAGATTGTGGAGTTCAATGGTCAGTTCATCGCGATGGACTACCACTATAGGCTCCACAATCTGTCCTTGGCCCCCCAGCTTGGTCTGCAGGAGATAGCAACTATGTGGTGGGATGGCCTGGATGAATGCCCATATCTAAGGCCATGGATCGTGGTGTGTGGTGACATGCTCCTGATGGTCGACCATTACATAAGCCTTTCGTTCGATGGAGCACCTGTCAATTACAAACCCTTCCGCCTCGACATGTCGATTGTGCCTGCAGCTTGGGTggaggtgaagaagatagagaatTACTCACTGTTTATTGGGAGTGATGTGAGGAGCCCGGCGTTTTCTTGCGCCAGCTTAGGACGATGGAGTGGGAGGAGCAATTGCTTGTACTATGGGTATTACGATCCACCCTTGGTGTTGCATGGGCTTGGTGATGATGCAGATGCTGTGTGGGATCCAGACAATGACCCTGATGACCTTGTGTTCAAGAGGAACTGGTACATCCAACTGCAGCCCTTCTGGGTGTACCCAAGCATGCTCTATCGCTGA